A stretch of Eubalaena glacialis isolate mEubGla1 chromosome 10, mEubGla1.1.hap2.+ XY, whole genome shotgun sequence DNA encodes these proteins:
- the KAT5 gene encoding histone acetyltransferase KAT5 isoform X3 has translation MAEVGEIIEGCRLPVLRRNQDNEDEWPLAEILSVKDISGRKLFYVHYIDFNKRLDEWVTHERLDLKKIQFPKKEAKTPTKNGLPGSRPGSPEREVPASAQASGKTLPIPVQITLRFNLPKEREAIPGGEPDQPLSSSSCLQPNHRSTKRKVEVVSPATPVPSETAPASVFPQNGSARRAVAAQPGRKRKSNCLGTDEDSQDSSDGIPSAPRMTGSLVSDRSHDDIVTRMKNIECIELGRHRLKPWYFSPYPQELTTLPVLYLCEFCLKYGRSLKCLQRHLTKCDLRHPPGNEIYRKGTISFFEIDGRKNKSYSQNLCLLAKCFLDHKTLYYDTDPFLFYVMTEYDCKGFHIVGYFSKEKESTEDYNVACILTLPPYQRRGYGKLLIEFSYELSKVEGKTGTPEKPLSDLGLLSYRSYWSQTILEILMGLKSESGERPQITINEISEITSIKKEDVISTLQYLNLINYYKGQYILTLSEDIVDGHERAMLKRLLRIDSKCLHFTPKDWSKRGKW, from the exons atggCGGAGGTG GGGGAGATAATCGAGGGCTGCCGCCTGCCCGTGCTGCGGCGGAACCAAGACAACGAAGATGAGTGGC CCCTGGCTGAGATACTGAGCGTGAAGGACATCAGTGGCCGGAAGCTTTTCTACGTCCATTACATTGACT TCAACAAACGCCTGGATGAATGGGTGACCCACGAGCGGCTGGACCTAAAGAAGATCCAGTTCCCCAAGAAAGAGGCCAAGACCCCCACCAAGAACGGACTTCCTGGGTCCCGCCCCGGCTCTCCAGAGAGAGAGGTG CCGGCCTCCGCCCAGGCCAGCGGGAAGACCTTGCCAATCCCGGTCCAGATCACACTCCGCTTCAACCTGCCCAAGGAGCGGGAGGCCATTCCCGGTGGCGAGCCCGACCAGCCGctctcctccagctcctgcctGCAGCCCAACCACCGCTCAACG AAACGGAAGGTGGAGGTGGTTTCACCAGCGACTCCAGTGCCCAGCGAGACAGCCCCAGCCTCAGTTTTTCCCCAG AATGGATCAGCCCGTAGGGCAGTGGCAGCTCAGCCAGGGCGGAAGCGAAAATCGAATTGTTTGGGCACTGATGAG GACTCGCAGGACAGCTCAGATGGAATACCGTCAGCTCCTCGCATGACTGGGAGCCTGGTGTCTGACCGGAGCCACGACGACATCGTCACCCGGATGAAGAACATCGAGTGCATCGAGCTGGGCCGGCACCGCCTCAAGCCCTGGTACTTCTCCCCATACCCACAGGAGCTCACCACGTTGCCCGTCCTCTACCTCTGCGAGTTCTGCCTCAAGTACGGCCGAAGCCTCAAGTGTCTGCAGCGTCACTTG aCCAAGTGTGACCTGCGACATCCTCCAGGCAACGAGATTTACCGAAAGGGCACCATCTCCTTCTTTGAGATCGATGGACGTAAGAACAAG AGTTACTCCCAGAACCTGTGTCTTCTGGCTAAGTGTTTCCTCGACCACAAGACACTGTACTATGACACAGACCCTTTCCTCTTCTACGTCATGACGGAGTATGACTGCAAGGGCTTCCACATCGTGGGCTACTTCTCCAAG GAAAAGGAATCCACAGAAGACTACAACGTGGCCTGCATCCTGACCCTGCCTCCCTACCAGCGCCGGGGCTACGGCAAGCTGCTGATCGAGTTCA GCTATGAACTCTCCAAAGTGGAAGGGAAAACGGGGACCCCTGAGAAGCCCCTCTCGGATCTTGGCCTCCTATCCTACCGAAGCTACTGGTCCCAGACCATTCTGGAGATCTTGATGGGGCTGAAGTCAGAGAGCGGGGAGAGGCCGCAGATCACCATCAA TGAGATCAGTGAAATTACCAGCATCAAGAAGGAGGATGTCATCTCCACTCTACAGTACCTCAACCTCATCAACTACTACAAG GGCCAGTATATCCTCACACTGTCGGAGGACATCGTGGATGGGCACGAACGGGCTATGCTCAAGAGGCTTCTTCGGATCGACTCCAAGTGTCTGCACTTCACTCCCAAGGACTGGAGCAAGAGGGGAAAATGGTGA
- the KAT5 gene encoding histone acetyltransferase KAT5 isoform X2 — MAEVGEIIEGCRLPVLRRNQDNEDEWPLAEILSVKDISGRKLFYVHYIDFNKRLDEWVTHERLDLKKIQFPKKEAKTPTKNGLPGSRPGSPEREVRKTLDLSLQPASAQASGKTLPIPVQITLRFNLPKEREAIPGGEPDQPLSSSSCLQPNHRSTKRKVEVVSPATPVPSETAPASVFPQNGSARRAVAAQPGRKRKSNCLGTDEDSQDSSDGIPSAPRMTGSLVSDRSHDDIVTRMKNIECIELGRHRLKPWYFSPYPQELTTLPVLYLCEFCLKYGRSLKCLQRHLTKCDLRHPPGNEIYRKGTISFFEIDGRKNKSYSQNLCLLAKCFLDHKTLYYDTDPFLFYVMTEYDCKGFHIVGYFSKEKESTEDYNVACILTLPPYQRRGYGKLLIEFSYELSKVEGKTGTPEKPLSDLGLLSYRSYWSQTILEILMGLKSESGERPQITINEISEITSIKKEDVISTLQYLNLINYYKGQYILTLSEDIVDGHERAMLKRLLRIDSKCLHFTPKDWSKRGKW; from the exons atggCGGAGGTG GGGGAGATAATCGAGGGCTGCCGCCTGCCCGTGCTGCGGCGGAACCAAGACAACGAAGATGAGTGGC CCCTGGCTGAGATACTGAGCGTGAAGGACATCAGTGGCCGGAAGCTTTTCTACGTCCATTACATTGACT TCAACAAACGCCTGGATGAATGGGTGACCCACGAGCGGCTGGACCTAAAGAAGATCCAGTTCCCCAAGAAAGAGGCCAAGACCCCCACCAAGAACGGACTTCCTGGGTCCCGCCCCGGCTCTCCAGAGAGAGAGGTG AGGAAGACCCTGGACCTATCTCTACAGCCGGCCTCCGCCCAGGCCAGCGGGAAGACCTTGCCAATCCCGGTCCAGATCACACTCCGCTTCAACCTGCCCAAGGAGCGGGAGGCCATTCCCGGTGGCGAGCCCGACCAGCCGctctcctccagctcctgcctGCAGCCCAACCACCGCTCAACG AAACGGAAGGTGGAGGTGGTTTCACCAGCGACTCCAGTGCCCAGCGAGACAGCCCCAGCCTCAGTTTTTCCCCAG AATGGATCAGCCCGTAGGGCAGTGGCAGCTCAGCCAGGGCGGAAGCGAAAATCGAATTGTTTGGGCACTGATGAG GACTCGCAGGACAGCTCAGATGGAATACCGTCAGCTCCTCGCATGACTGGGAGCCTGGTGTCTGACCGGAGCCACGACGACATCGTCACCCGGATGAAGAACATCGAGTGCATCGAGCTGGGCCGGCACCGCCTCAAGCCCTGGTACTTCTCCCCATACCCACAGGAGCTCACCACGTTGCCCGTCCTCTACCTCTGCGAGTTCTGCCTCAAGTACGGCCGAAGCCTCAAGTGTCTGCAGCGTCACTTG aCCAAGTGTGACCTGCGACATCCTCCAGGCAACGAGATTTACCGAAAGGGCACCATCTCCTTCTTTGAGATCGATGGACGTAAGAACAAG AGTTACTCCCAGAACCTGTGTCTTCTGGCTAAGTGTTTCCTCGACCACAAGACACTGTACTATGACACAGACCCTTTCCTCTTCTACGTCATGACGGAGTATGACTGCAAGGGCTTCCACATCGTGGGCTACTTCTCCAAG GAAAAGGAATCCACAGAAGACTACAACGTGGCCTGCATCCTGACCCTGCCTCCCTACCAGCGCCGGGGCTACGGCAAGCTGCTGATCGAGTTCA GCTATGAACTCTCCAAAGTGGAAGGGAAAACGGGGACCCCTGAGAAGCCCCTCTCGGATCTTGGCCTCCTATCCTACCGAAGCTACTGGTCCCAGACCATTCTGGAGATCTTGATGGGGCTGAAGTCAGAGAGCGGGGAGAGGCCGCAGATCACCATCAA TGAGATCAGTGAAATTACCAGCATCAAGAAGGAGGATGTCATCTCCACTCTACAGTACCTCAACCTCATCAACTACTACAAG GGCCAGTATATCCTCACACTGTCGGAGGACATCGTGGATGGGCACGAACGGGCTATGCTCAAGAGGCTTCTTCGGATCGACTCCAAGTGTCTGCACTTCACTCCCAAGGACTGGAGCAAGAGGGGAAAATGGTGA
- the KAT5 gene encoding histone acetyltransferase KAT5 isoform X5 — protein sequence MAEVGEIIEGCRLPVLRRNQDNEDEWPLAEILSVKDISGRKLFYVHYIDFNKRLDEWVTHERLDLKKIQFPKKEAKTPTKNGLPGSRPGSPEREVKRKVEVVSPATPVPSETAPASVFPQNGSARRAVAAQPGRKRKSNCLGTDEDSQDSSDGIPSAPRMTGSLVSDRSHDDIVTRMKNIECIELGRHRLKPWYFSPYPQELTTLPVLYLCEFCLKYGRSLKCLQRHLTKCDLRHPPGNEIYRKGTISFFEIDGRKNKSYSQNLCLLAKCFLDHKTLYYDTDPFLFYVMTEYDCKGFHIVGYFSKEKESTEDYNVACILTLPPYQRRGYGKLLIEFSYELSKVEGKTGTPEKPLSDLGLLSYRSYWSQTILEILMGLKSESGERPQITINEISEITSIKKEDVISTLQYLNLINYYKGQYILTLSEDIVDGHERAMLKRLLRIDSKCLHFTPKDWSKRGKW from the exons atggCGGAGGTG GGGGAGATAATCGAGGGCTGCCGCCTGCCCGTGCTGCGGCGGAACCAAGACAACGAAGATGAGTGGC CCCTGGCTGAGATACTGAGCGTGAAGGACATCAGTGGCCGGAAGCTTTTCTACGTCCATTACATTGACT TCAACAAACGCCTGGATGAATGGGTGACCCACGAGCGGCTGGACCTAAAGAAGATCCAGTTCCCCAAGAAAGAGGCCAAGACCCCCACCAAGAACGGACTTCCTGGGTCCCGCCCCGGCTCTCCAGAGAGAGAGGTG AAACGGAAGGTGGAGGTGGTTTCACCAGCGACTCCAGTGCCCAGCGAGACAGCCCCAGCCTCAGTTTTTCCCCAG AATGGATCAGCCCGTAGGGCAGTGGCAGCTCAGCCAGGGCGGAAGCGAAAATCGAATTGTTTGGGCACTGATGAG GACTCGCAGGACAGCTCAGATGGAATACCGTCAGCTCCTCGCATGACTGGGAGCCTGGTGTCTGACCGGAGCCACGACGACATCGTCACCCGGATGAAGAACATCGAGTGCATCGAGCTGGGCCGGCACCGCCTCAAGCCCTGGTACTTCTCCCCATACCCACAGGAGCTCACCACGTTGCCCGTCCTCTACCTCTGCGAGTTCTGCCTCAAGTACGGCCGAAGCCTCAAGTGTCTGCAGCGTCACTTG aCCAAGTGTGACCTGCGACATCCTCCAGGCAACGAGATTTACCGAAAGGGCACCATCTCCTTCTTTGAGATCGATGGACGTAAGAACAAG AGTTACTCCCAGAACCTGTGTCTTCTGGCTAAGTGTTTCCTCGACCACAAGACACTGTACTATGACACAGACCCTTTCCTCTTCTACGTCATGACGGAGTATGACTGCAAGGGCTTCCACATCGTGGGCTACTTCTCCAAG GAAAAGGAATCCACAGAAGACTACAACGTGGCCTGCATCCTGACCCTGCCTCCCTACCAGCGCCGGGGCTACGGCAAGCTGCTGATCGAGTTCA GCTATGAACTCTCCAAAGTGGAAGGGAAAACGGGGACCCCTGAGAAGCCCCTCTCGGATCTTGGCCTCCTATCCTACCGAAGCTACTGGTCCCAGACCATTCTGGAGATCTTGATGGGGCTGAAGTCAGAGAGCGGGGAGAGGCCGCAGATCACCATCAA TGAGATCAGTGAAATTACCAGCATCAAGAAGGAGGATGTCATCTCCACTCTACAGTACCTCAACCTCATCAACTACTACAAG GGCCAGTATATCCTCACACTGTCGGAGGACATCGTGGATGGGCACGAACGGGCTATGCTCAAGAGGCTTCTTCGGATCGACTCCAAGTGTCTGCACTTCACTCCCAAGGACTGGAGCAAGAGGGGAAAATGGTGA
- the KAT5 gene encoding histone acetyltransferase KAT5 isoform X1 has protein sequence MAEVVSPVPGAGRREPGEVGRARGPPVADPGAALSPQGEIIEGCRLPVLRRNQDNEDEWPLAEILSVKDISGRKLFYVHYIDFNKRLDEWVTHERLDLKKIQFPKKEAKTPTKNGLPGSRPGSPEREVPASAQASGKTLPIPVQITLRFNLPKEREAIPGGEPDQPLSSSSCLQPNHRSTKRKVEVVSPATPVPSETAPASVFPQNGSARRAVAAQPGRKRKSNCLGTDEDSQDSSDGIPSAPRMTGSLVSDRSHDDIVTRMKNIECIELGRHRLKPWYFSPYPQELTTLPVLYLCEFCLKYGRSLKCLQRHLTKCDLRHPPGNEIYRKGTISFFEIDGRKNKSYSQNLCLLAKCFLDHKTLYYDTDPFLFYVMTEYDCKGFHIVGYFSKEKESTEDYNVACILTLPPYQRRGYGKLLIEFSYELSKVEGKTGTPEKPLSDLGLLSYRSYWSQTILEILMGLKSESGERPQITINEISEITSIKKEDVISTLQYLNLINYYKGQYILTLSEDIVDGHERAMLKRLLRIDSKCLHFTPKDWSKRGKW, from the exons atggCGGAGGTGGTGAGTCCGGTGCCCGGGGCGGGGCGGAGGGAGCCAGGGGAGGTGGGTAGAGCCCGAGGCCCCCCAGTAGCCGACCCTGGCGCCGCGCTGTCTCCCCAGGGGGAGATAATCGAGGGCTGCCGCCTGCCCGTGCTGCGGCGGAACCAAGACAACGAAGATGAGTGGC CCCTGGCTGAGATACTGAGCGTGAAGGACATCAGTGGCCGGAAGCTTTTCTACGTCCATTACATTGACT TCAACAAACGCCTGGATGAATGGGTGACCCACGAGCGGCTGGACCTAAAGAAGATCCAGTTCCCCAAGAAAGAGGCCAAGACCCCCACCAAGAACGGACTTCCTGGGTCCCGCCCCGGCTCTCCAGAGAGAGAGGTG CCGGCCTCCGCCCAGGCCAGCGGGAAGACCTTGCCAATCCCGGTCCAGATCACACTCCGCTTCAACCTGCCCAAGGAGCGGGAGGCCATTCCCGGTGGCGAGCCCGACCAGCCGctctcctccagctcctgcctGCAGCCCAACCACCGCTCAACG AAACGGAAGGTGGAGGTGGTTTCACCAGCGACTCCAGTGCCCAGCGAGACAGCCCCAGCCTCAGTTTTTCCCCAG AATGGATCAGCCCGTAGGGCAGTGGCAGCTCAGCCAGGGCGGAAGCGAAAATCGAATTGTTTGGGCACTGATGAG GACTCGCAGGACAGCTCAGATGGAATACCGTCAGCTCCTCGCATGACTGGGAGCCTGGTGTCTGACCGGAGCCACGACGACATCGTCACCCGGATGAAGAACATCGAGTGCATCGAGCTGGGCCGGCACCGCCTCAAGCCCTGGTACTTCTCCCCATACCCACAGGAGCTCACCACGTTGCCCGTCCTCTACCTCTGCGAGTTCTGCCTCAAGTACGGCCGAAGCCTCAAGTGTCTGCAGCGTCACTTG aCCAAGTGTGACCTGCGACATCCTCCAGGCAACGAGATTTACCGAAAGGGCACCATCTCCTTCTTTGAGATCGATGGACGTAAGAACAAG AGTTACTCCCAGAACCTGTGTCTTCTGGCTAAGTGTTTCCTCGACCACAAGACACTGTACTATGACACAGACCCTTTCCTCTTCTACGTCATGACGGAGTATGACTGCAAGGGCTTCCACATCGTGGGCTACTTCTCCAAG GAAAAGGAATCCACAGAAGACTACAACGTGGCCTGCATCCTGACCCTGCCTCCCTACCAGCGCCGGGGCTACGGCAAGCTGCTGATCGAGTTCA GCTATGAACTCTCCAAAGTGGAAGGGAAAACGGGGACCCCTGAGAAGCCCCTCTCGGATCTTGGCCTCCTATCCTACCGAAGCTACTGGTCCCAGACCATTCTGGAGATCTTGATGGGGCTGAAGTCAGAGAGCGGGGAGAGGCCGCAGATCACCATCAA TGAGATCAGTGAAATTACCAGCATCAAGAAGGAGGATGTCATCTCCACTCTACAGTACCTCAACCTCATCAACTACTACAAG GGCCAGTATATCCTCACACTGTCGGAGGACATCGTGGATGGGCACGAACGGGCTATGCTCAAGAGGCTTCTTCGGATCGACTCCAAGTGTCTGCACTTCACTCCCAAGGACTGGAGCAAGAGGGGAAAATGGTGA
- the KAT5 gene encoding histone acetyltransferase KAT5 isoform X4, with protein sequence MAEVVSPVPGAGRREPGEVGRARGPPVADPGAALSPQGEIIEGCRLPVLRRNQDNEDEWPLAEILSVKDISGRKLFYVHYIDFNKRLDEWVTHERLDLKKIQFPKKEAKTPTKNGLPGSRPGSPEREVKRKVEVVSPATPVPSETAPASVFPQNGSARRAVAAQPGRKRKSNCLGTDEDSQDSSDGIPSAPRMTGSLVSDRSHDDIVTRMKNIECIELGRHRLKPWYFSPYPQELTTLPVLYLCEFCLKYGRSLKCLQRHLTKCDLRHPPGNEIYRKGTISFFEIDGRKNKSYSQNLCLLAKCFLDHKTLYYDTDPFLFYVMTEYDCKGFHIVGYFSKEKESTEDYNVACILTLPPYQRRGYGKLLIEFSYELSKVEGKTGTPEKPLSDLGLLSYRSYWSQTILEILMGLKSESGERPQITINEISEITSIKKEDVISTLQYLNLINYYKGQYILTLSEDIVDGHERAMLKRLLRIDSKCLHFTPKDWSKRGKW encoded by the exons atggCGGAGGTGGTGAGTCCGGTGCCCGGGGCGGGGCGGAGGGAGCCAGGGGAGGTGGGTAGAGCCCGAGGCCCCCCAGTAGCCGACCCTGGCGCCGCGCTGTCTCCCCAGGGGGAGATAATCGAGGGCTGCCGCCTGCCCGTGCTGCGGCGGAACCAAGACAACGAAGATGAGTGGC CCCTGGCTGAGATACTGAGCGTGAAGGACATCAGTGGCCGGAAGCTTTTCTACGTCCATTACATTGACT TCAACAAACGCCTGGATGAATGGGTGACCCACGAGCGGCTGGACCTAAAGAAGATCCAGTTCCCCAAGAAAGAGGCCAAGACCCCCACCAAGAACGGACTTCCTGGGTCCCGCCCCGGCTCTCCAGAGAGAGAGGTG AAACGGAAGGTGGAGGTGGTTTCACCAGCGACTCCAGTGCCCAGCGAGACAGCCCCAGCCTCAGTTTTTCCCCAG AATGGATCAGCCCGTAGGGCAGTGGCAGCTCAGCCAGGGCGGAAGCGAAAATCGAATTGTTTGGGCACTGATGAG GACTCGCAGGACAGCTCAGATGGAATACCGTCAGCTCCTCGCATGACTGGGAGCCTGGTGTCTGACCGGAGCCACGACGACATCGTCACCCGGATGAAGAACATCGAGTGCATCGAGCTGGGCCGGCACCGCCTCAAGCCCTGGTACTTCTCCCCATACCCACAGGAGCTCACCACGTTGCCCGTCCTCTACCTCTGCGAGTTCTGCCTCAAGTACGGCCGAAGCCTCAAGTGTCTGCAGCGTCACTTG aCCAAGTGTGACCTGCGACATCCTCCAGGCAACGAGATTTACCGAAAGGGCACCATCTCCTTCTTTGAGATCGATGGACGTAAGAACAAG AGTTACTCCCAGAACCTGTGTCTTCTGGCTAAGTGTTTCCTCGACCACAAGACACTGTACTATGACACAGACCCTTTCCTCTTCTACGTCATGACGGAGTATGACTGCAAGGGCTTCCACATCGTGGGCTACTTCTCCAAG GAAAAGGAATCCACAGAAGACTACAACGTGGCCTGCATCCTGACCCTGCCTCCCTACCAGCGCCGGGGCTACGGCAAGCTGCTGATCGAGTTCA GCTATGAACTCTCCAAAGTGGAAGGGAAAACGGGGACCCCTGAGAAGCCCCTCTCGGATCTTGGCCTCCTATCCTACCGAAGCTACTGGTCCCAGACCATTCTGGAGATCTTGATGGGGCTGAAGTCAGAGAGCGGGGAGAGGCCGCAGATCACCATCAA TGAGATCAGTGAAATTACCAGCATCAAGAAGGAGGATGTCATCTCCACTCTACAGTACCTCAACCTCATCAACTACTACAAG GGCCAGTATATCCTCACACTGTCGGAGGACATCGTGGATGGGCACGAACGGGCTATGCTCAAGAGGCTTCTTCGGATCGACTCCAAGTGTCTGCACTTCACTCCCAAGGACTGGAGCAAGAGGGGAAAATGGTGA
- the RNASEH2C gene encoding ribonuclease H2 subunit C yields the protein MESSDGEAIDKRRVHLRPVTLRDPAPVLLHLLPCEVLVNRPAPVGLFFTPAIRQGPDGLEVSFRGRSLRGEEVVVPPGLVGYVMTEEKGEVLLGKQDFSEGLRDDEQEEQELVEPAEALERDFDRFIGATASFSSFTLWGLETIPGPDARVRGALTWPSLAAAIHAQVPED from the exons ATGGAAAGCAGCGACGGGGAAGCCATCGACAAGCGCCGCGTCCACCTGCGCCCTGTTACGCTGCGCGATCCCGCCCCCGTCTTGCTGCACCTTCTGCCCTGCGAAGTTCTGGTTAACCGGCCCGCCCCCGTGGGGCTCTTCTTCACCCCGGCCATCCGCCAGGGTCCCGACG GACTGGAAGTGTCGTTCCGGGGCCGCAGTCTACGCGGCGAGGAGGTGGTGGTGCCGCCCGGCCTCGTGGGATATGTGAtgacagaagagaaaggagaggtgtTGCTGGGGAAGCAGGACTTCTCGGAGGGTTTGCGGGATGACGAGCAAGAAGAGCAGGAACTGGTGGAACCCGCGGAGGCGCTGGAGCGCGACTTC GACCGCTTTATCGGAGCCACAGCCAGTTTCAGCAGCTTCACCCTGTGGGGCCTGGAGACTATCCCCGGTCCCGATGCCAGAGTGCGTGGGGCCCTAACCTGGCCCAGCCTCGCTGCAGCG ATTCACGCACAGGTACCCGAGGACTGA